The following coding sequences lie in one bacterium genomic window:
- a CDS encoding metal ABC transporter permease, protein MVIPALSALIAVRNLKKAFLISVIFGLIATLLGLHLSFLLDLPSGPTIVTVLCILLALSWLSKKDSFFI, encoded by the coding sequence ATGGTTATTCCTGCTCTAAGTGCTCTTATAGCAGTGAGGAATCTCAAAAAGGCATTCTTAATCTCGGTAATCTTTGGGTTAATAGCGACCCTCTTGGGATTGCATCTCTCCTTCCTATTAGATTTACCTTCAGGACCAACTATTGTAACTGTTTTATGTATCTTATTAGCGTTGAGTTGGTTAAGCAAGAAAGATTCGTTTTTTATATGA
- a CDS encoding diguanylate cyclase gives MIKNGELKKLFNKFVKSEEWEKIKSVILDKIGSTSCWLIDIEGHYNFKKQDDKNFCQMIKSTPGGANRCEKSFLFTLQQARRTKMPVCIMCDAGLLGFACPILVGKEVVGTIGGCQIANSDVGYSAYQEIARKFNLPADDFITILQKEDHLISMDVLEIEVELITLLAQSAIELVFKREQLLEREEEIKGISESYQLFGSNRESILNLGKENIYSLIVNMVARAMGAEICSLMLVDEDTKELIMKAAVGLEIPIVSKTKVKAGEGVVGYVINTGKSLLVEDIDNDPRFTRTFHSNRYYTKSLLTCPLRVKDEVVGVISVNNKYTHGPFNQKDLELLEQISHHINQALTNLSPYPSEEEKIKELKAAEVARLRSEAEQLELLCNVKREEIKELERQAEESGKARVQPPEELLTQIEEQKTVLEELNKKIASYEEELTRRPKLEEMNEIKIKLEADALKLKDYETEIGKLNATIAEITTRPQIEDIEMLRAQSIIAEEAKLASEELKAKLEEESMKSQLQVEEIERLKAELESMKESVSRAEEYKVKAEAENLKVLALTEQIQEFTTQVGEMEMLKSQVTELKEKVKVELPAGVEPKDFEAYSRSLKTKLEAEETKTKTLTAQINELKTQIQDQRLKRQIEELERLKKERSTLEQLRAQTALITELRVEAEKAKEKTRTEHTELEELKAQQAKLNLLYQVKQEIKETLRQEAEAKRAEDTKGQTEAQERLKELRAQAEELEKLRAQTRELNFLFRMTKELSQMMEKEKILELILNETYTYLDYHLGAYLIIKDEKLQGILRRNCQVNEKIIEDLKQKMLNQWLQWNPRRKKDAKRLISLEVIGEVVKSVSQQEDRLPAFISAPIKEGNKIIGILSVCSFTKDEFSPIEKRLLTIIGDQISVALERGRLFGEMKDSAERDELTKVYNFRYFEKFFDKEYELALRYNQPLSLIVLDFDHLKYFNDTYGHQAGNRLIKIIAQLIQRKVRKTDWVTRFGGDEFTIVLPQTSQSAAMLVAEKIRSEIAKHQMVFEGKSFNLTASLGVSTCYKEDDKSFNAKMLVSRADQALYWAKEAGRNRVCLYQTGMEQKPIKPHYQWKDVILALMRPLS, from the coding sequence ATGATAAAAAATGGTGAATTAAAAAAACTTTTTAATAAATTTGTGAAAAGCGAAGAATGGGAAAAAATTAAGAGTGTCATTCTGGACAAGATAGGCTCTACCTCTTGCTGGCTAATTGACATAGAAGGTCATTACAACTTTAAAAAACAGGATGATAAGAATTTTTGCCAGATGATTAAATCCACTCCCGGCGGGGCAAATAGATGTGAGAAGTCTTTCCTGTTCACCTTACAGCAGGCAAGACGGACTAAAATGCCTGTTTGTATTATGTGTGATGCGGGTCTATTAGGATTTGCCTGCCCAATATTAGTTGGGAAAGAAGTAGTTGGAACCATCGGCGGCTGTCAGATTGCTAACTCGGATGTGGGTTATTCAGCCTATCAAGAAATAGCCAGAAAGTTTAATCTCCCGGCAGATGATTTTATAACCATTCTTCAAAAAGAAGACCACCTTATCTCAATGGATGTCCTTGAAATAGAAGTAGAATTGATTACCTTGCTGGCACAATCAGCCATAGAATTGGTTTTTAAACGCGAGCAGTTACTCGAAAGAGAAGAAGAAATAAAAGGAATATCCGAATCTTACCAATTATTTGGTTCAAATCGTGAATCTATCCTTAATCTCGGTAAGGAGAATATTTACTCTTTAATTGTTAATATGGTTGCCCGAGCTATGGGTGCGGAGATATGTTCATTAATGTTAGTGGATGAAGATACTAAAGAATTAATAATGAAAGCCGCAGTGGGATTGGAAATACCTATTGTTTCGAAGACTAAAGTGAAAGCTGGCGAAGGCGTAGTGGGATATGTCATCAATACAGGTAAATCTTTATTAGTTGAGGATATTGACAATGACCCGCGTTTTACCAGAACTTTTCACTCAAATAGATATTACACCAAATCACTTCTTACCTGTCCTTTGCGTGTTAAAGATGAAGTCGTAGGCGTGATTAGTGTTAATAATAAATATACCCACGGACCTTTTAATCAAAAGGACTTAGAACTATTGGAACAAATATCTCATCATATTAACCAGGCTTTGACGAACTTATCCCCATATCCTTCAGAAGAGGAAAAGATAAAAGAACTCAAAGCCGCCGAGGTCGCCCGATTACGCTCTGAGGCAGAACAATTAGAATTACTTTGTAATGTTAAACGAGAAGAGATAAAGGAACTTGAACGCCAGGCAGAGGAATCGGGCAAAGCCAGAGTTCAACCTCCAGAAGAATTACTCACACAGATTGAAGAACAAAAGACAGTGCTCGAGGAATTAAATAAAAAAATAGCGAGTTATGAGGAAGAATTAACCAGAAGACCTAAACTTGAAGAAATGAATGAGATAAAGATTAAACTTGAGGCAGACGCATTAAAACTAAAAGATTATGAAACTGAGATAGGAAAATTAAACGCAACCATTGCTGAAATAACCACAAGACCCCAAATAGAAGATATTGAGATGCTTCGAGCCCAGTCAATAATCGCCGAAGAGGCTAAATTAGCCAGCGAAGAATTGAAGGCTAAACTGGAAGAAGAATCTATGAAGTCCCAACTCCAGGTTGAAGAAATAGAGAGATTAAAAGCCGAACTTGAGTCGATGAAAGAATCTGTCTCGAGAGCAGAAGAGTATAAAGTCAAGGCTGAGGCTGAAAATTTGAAGGTTTTAGCCCTGACAGAGCAAATTCAAGAATTTACAACTCAAGTTGGTGAGATGGAAATGCTTAAATCACAAGTAACGGAATTGAAGGAAAAGGTTAAGGTTGAATTGCCGGCTGGTGTTGAACCAAAAGACTTCGAAGCATATTCCAGGTCATTAAAAACTAAATTAGAGGCTGAAGAAACAAAGACAAAAACCTTGACTGCCCAGATAAATGAACTTAAGACACAAATCCAGGACCAACGACTAAAAAGACAGATAGAGGAATTAGAGAGGTTAAAAAAAGAACGTTCGACTTTAGAACAATTACGGGCTCAAACCGCTTTAATTACAGAGTTAAGGGTTGAGGCAGAAAAGGCAAAAGAAAAAACAAGAACGGAACATACGGAGTTAGAAGAGTTGAAGGCTCAGCAGGCAAAGTTAAACCTTTTGTATCAGGTTAAGCAAGAGATTAAAGAGACATTACGCCAGGAGGCAGAGGCAAAAAGAGCTGAGGATACCAAAGGACAAACTGAAGCACAAGAAAGATTAAAAGAATTACGCGCCCAGGCTGAAGAATTAGAAAAACTTCGCGCCCAAACACGAGAACTTAATTTCTTATTCCGTATGACTAAAGAATTATCTCAAATGATGGAAAAGGAAAAAATTCTTGAATTAATCCTCAATGAAACATATACATATCTTGATTATCATCTGGGCGCCTATCTGATTATAAAAGATGAAAAACTTCAGGGAATCCTGCGACGAAATTGTCAGGTTAATGAAAAAATAATCGAAGATTTAAAGCAAAAGATGTTAAATCAATGGCTACAATGGAATCCACGACGCAAAAAGGATGCAAAAAGACTAATTTCTCTGGAGGTTATTGGTGAGGTAGTAAAATCTGTCTCTCAACAAGAGGACCGTCTCCCTGCCTTCATCAGTGCTCCGATTAAAGAAGGAAATAAAATTATTGGCATCCTGAGTGTTTGTAGTTTTACTAAAGATGAGTTTTCTCCAATAGAAAAAAGACTCCTGACCATCATTGGCGACCAAATATCTGTTGCCTTAGAGCGGGGTAGATTATTTGGCGAAATGAAGGATTCTGCAGAACGGGATGAATTAACTAAAGTCTATAATTTTAGATATTTTGAGAAGTTTTTTGATAAAGAATATGAGTTAGCCCTGCGATATAATCAACCACTTTCTTTAATCGTCTTAGATTTTGACCATTTGAAATACTTTAATGATACTTATGGGCATCAGGCAGGAAATCGGTTGATAAAGATTATTGCTCAATTAATCCAGCGTAAAGTTCGCAAGACAGACTGGGTAACAAGATTTGGCGGTGATGAGTTCACCATTGTTTTGCCGCAAACAAGTCAATCTGCGGCAATGTTGGTCGCAGAAAAAATACGCAGTGAAATTGCCAAACACCAGATGGTATTTGAAGGTAAATCTTTCAATTTAACTGCCAGTCTGGGGGTATCGACCTGCTATAAAGAAGACGATAAGTCATTTAATGCCAAGATGTTAGTTTCAAGGGCAGACCAGGCACTTTATTGGGCAAAGGAAGCTGGTAGAAACCGCGTCTGCCTGTATCAAACCGGTATGGAACAAAAACCCATCAAACCCCACTATCAATGGAAAGATGTCATCCTCGCCCTGATGAGACCTTTATCTTAA
- a CDS encoding FeoA family protein: MWKRIFLVQMEIGERGRIIEIQGGARMSLRLENLGIRVGEEIKKISQQAMRGPAVVEAGKSQVAIGFGIASRILVEVEEGKEINENSSNG; this comes from the coding sequence ATGTGGAAAAGAATCTTTCTTGTTCAGATGGAGATAGGAGAAAGAGGAAGAATAATAGAGATTCAGGGCGGAGCAAGAATGAGTTTAAGATTAGAGAATTTGGGAATTAGAGTTGGTGAAGAGATAAAAAAGATAAGTCAACAAGCGATGCGTGGTCCAGCGGTAGTTGAGGCAGGAAAAAGCCAGGTAGCAATTGGATTTGGGATAGCATCAAGGATATTGGTAGAAGTAGAGGAGGGGAAAGAAATCAATGAAAATTCTTCTAATGGGTAA
- a CDS encoding PIN domain-containing protein, whose translation MTNYLFDTMILVAIICQKKVPEKWYCIWQQIQEKTKKLLLFEPLIAEVFYQLIKIKQEHFVKQDILKIKGLPCTSIIKLDDNLSFKAGKIHYQSQNISLVDAFSLCIAERYKAIIFTTDYSLKKSAEKLNIKTSYLPKEELGY comes from the coding sequence ATGACAAATTATTTGTTTGACACAATGATATTAGTTGCGATTATATGCCAAAAGAAAGTGCCTGAAAAGTGGTATTGTATATGGCAACAGATACAAGAAAAAACAAAAAAGTTATTATTGTTTGAACCACTGATAGCTGAGGTTTTTTATCAATTGATTAAAATAAAACAAGAACACTTTGTTAAGCAAGATATTTTAAAGATAAAAGGACTCCCTTGTACTTCCATAATTAAATTAGACGATAATCTTTCTTTTAAGGCAGGCAAAATTCATTACCAATCCCAAAATATTAGTTTGGTTGATGCTTTTTCACTCTGTATAGCAGAAAGATATAAAGCGATAATTTTTACAACAGATTATTCCTTAAAAAAATCTGCAGAGAAATTAAATATCAAAACAAGTTATTTACCTAAAGAAGAATTAGGTTACTAA
- a CDS encoding ferrous iron transporter B, whose protein sequence is MKILLMGNPNVGKSVVFSRLTGVHVITSNYPGTTVEFTKGVMHLPEELGFSGETAEVIDVPGVYSLEPISRAEEVAIEMLKEGDMVINVVNATNLERSLNLTLQLLKKRIPIIVALNLWDEAQHTGIKINVEKLEQSLGVPCIPTCAITGEGFKELVSKIKEAKIAEYDYEEVERWHEVGNITARVEEISHRHHMFRERLQDASISFWTGIPIALIVLFATFQIIRFIGEGLIGYVCEPFFENLWAPLILKLSNILGGDRFIHNILIGRLADGKVDFGESFGLLTTGLYVEFGAVLPYVFAFYLILSFLEDSGYLPRLAVLVDNIMHRLGLHGMAIIPMMLGFGCNVPGVLATRIMETKRERFIAATLMAIAIPCMAKTAMLIGLIGKYGALGLGIVFGTLFIVLIISGVFLNKITKGESMEIFLEIPPYRFPYFRLLVKKIWMRIWWFIREATPWLLLGVLIANILYAFRIIDVVGNFTAPLISGVFGLPEEAVGALLLGFLRKDVAVGMLIPLNLTFSQTVVAAVVLGMYFPCVATFAIMVKELGVTGMLRATIFMIISTLLVGGILNLVIGKW, encoded by the coding sequence ATGAAAATTCTTCTAATGGGTAATCCCAATGTAGGTAAAAGTGTAGTTTTTTCAAGACTTACCGGTGTTCATGTCATTACCTCTAATTATCCTGGCACTACCGTAGAATTTACTAAAGGCGTTATGCATCTACCAGAGGAATTAGGGTTTAGTGGAGAGACGGCTGAGGTTATCGATGTGCCGGGAGTGTATTCTTTAGAGCCTATCTCCAGAGCCGAAGAGGTTGCTATTGAGATGCTTAAGGAAGGGGATATGGTTATCAATGTGGTTAACGCCACCAATCTTGAAAGGAGTTTGAATCTCACACTTCAATTGCTTAAAAAGAGAATTCCTATCATTGTTGCCCTCAACCTCTGGGATGAAGCCCAGCATACCGGGATAAAGATTAATGTGGAAAAACTCGAACAATCACTTGGAGTTCCTTGCATTCCTACCTGTGCCATAACTGGCGAGGGGTTTAAAGAATTGGTATCCAAAATAAAAGAAGCAAAGATAGCAGAGTATGACTATGAGGAGGTAGAGAGATGGCATGAGGTTGGTAATATTACTGCCAGGGTAGAAGAAATAAGCCATCGGCATCATATGTTTAGAGAAAGACTACAAGACGCCTCAATATCTTTCTGGACAGGCATCCCCATAGCATTAATAGTCCTCTTTGCCACATTCCAGATAATTAGATTTATTGGTGAGGGATTGATAGGTTATGTATGTGAGCCATTTTTTGAGAATTTATGGGCGCCATTGATCTTAAAACTCTCAAATATTTTAGGTGGTGATAGATTCATTCACAACATATTGATTGGTAGATTGGCAGATGGGAAGGTAGATTTTGGCGAGTCATTTGGACTTCTTACCACCGGGCTTTATGTTGAGTTTGGGGCAGTGCTTCCCTATGTTTTTGCCTTCTATCTTATTCTCTCTTTCTTAGAGGATTCAGGTTATTTGCCCAGGTTAGCCGTGTTAGTTGATAACATTATGCACCGTTTAGGATTGCACGGCATGGCAATAATCCCAATGATGCTTGGCTTTGGGTGTAATGTGCCAGGTGTTTTAGCCACAAGAATTATGGAGACAAAGCGAGAAAGGTTTATTGCCGCAACATTAATGGCTATTGCTATCCCTTGTATGGCAAAAACAGCAATGCTCATTGGACTGATAGGCAAATATGGAGCATTGGGTTTAGGGATAGTATTTGGCACACTGTTTATTGTTTTAATTATTTCTGGAGTGTTCTTAAACAAAATTACAAAAGGTGAATCAATGGAGATATTTCTTGAAATACCTCCATATCGATTTCCATATTTTCGACTGTTGGTAAAAAAAATCTGGATGAGAATCTGGTGGTTTATTCGAGAAGCAACCCCCTGGTTATTATTGGGCGTATTGATTGCCAATATATTGTATGCCTTTAGAATAATTGATGTTGTTGGAAATTTCACTGCCCCTCTAATTTCAGGAGTTTTTGGTTTGCCTGAGGAAGCGGTTGGTGCCCTTTTGCTTGGGTTTTTGCGAAAGGATGTCGCGGTAGGAATGCTTATTCCATTAAATCTTACATTTTCTCAAACGGTCGTTGCCGCTGTGGTCCTGGGTATGTATTTTCCCTGTGTGGCTACCTTTGCTATCATGGTAAAGGAACTTGGGGTAACAGGCATGCTCAGAGCTACAATATTCATGATTATTTCTACCTTGCTGGTAGGTGGAATACTTAATTTGGTGATTGGTAAATGGTAA
- a CDS encoding Fur family transcriptional regulator encodes MSTKEKVFRDYLKQKGLKFTPERQLVLKYAFEIHSHFEAEDLFLKIRKSGNRVSKGTIYRTLPLLIDCNLIRTVEFVEQHLHYEHVLGHKHHEHLVCLKCGQVIEFYNGIIEDELERICSKNKFRLNGHKIEATGYCEKCQ; translated from the coding sequence ATGAGCACCAAAGAAAAAGTTTTTAGGGATTATTTAAAACAAAAGGGACTAAAATTTACCCCTGAGCGTCAATTAGTTCTAAAATATGCCTTTGAAATCCATAGTCATTTTGAGGCAGAAGACCTGTTTCTCAAGATAAGAAAAAGTGGCAATAGGGTTTCTAAAGGCACCATTTATAGAACCTTGCCTTTATTAATCGATTGTAACCTTATTAGAACCGTAGAATTTGTTGAGCAGCATTTACATTATGAACATGTCCTGGGACATAAACATCATGAGCATTTAGTCTGTTTGAAATGTGGTCAGGTTATTGAGTTTTACAATGGTATCATTGAAGATGAATTAGAAAGGATATGCAGTAAAAATAAATTTAGATTAAACGGTCACAAGATAGAAGCTACTGGCTATTGTGAAAAGTGCCAATAA